A region of the Sinorhizobium arboris LMG 14919 genome:
AAGCTCCGGCCGGCCGCCCTCGTCGTAGACGCGGGCGGATTCCTCGCGCTGCTTGATCATCTTCGCGAGGATCTGCAGGATCTCGTCGTCGCCGACCGGGTCCTTGCCGTGGCCGCGATTGGCGATGTCGCGGTCCTTGATCGCGGCCTGGATGAGCCGGACGGTCGAGATGCGCCGGGTATCCTTGGCCTTGAGGGCTTCTTTCAGTGCATTGGCGAAATGCTCGCGCATGTCTTAACTCCATGTCGAAACCGACCCCAGGGCTGAATCTGCGGGGCCGGTTCGATGCGTCCTTTTGTCATCGTCTTAAACCAGTGCGGCAGGTACAATCAAACGTCTTTGGCAACCGCTTGAATAATAAGGTATTTTATTTCCAGACAATTCACAGCGGCTGGTTGACCTTGCCAGAGCCTTTGGCTATTTTCCGGCACCTGCACGTACATCGGCATGAACCTTCTCCCGCGGGGTTTCCGCGCGCCATGCCGCATGCGATCTGAAATGGCCCTGAACCGACCGGCTTTCAAGCCTCGTCCTCGGCCACAACGGGATAGAGACGATGACCGCGACACCCGCATGGACAATCCAGAAACCCACTGCCCTGCTCGTTCTGGCCGACGGCACGGTGATCGAAGGCAAGGGCATCGGCGCGACCGGGAAGGTTCAGGCCGAGGTCTGTTTCAACACGGCGTTGACCGGGTACCAGGAAATCCTGA
Encoded here:
- a CDS encoding GatB/YqeY domain-containing protein; this translates as MREHFANALKEALKAKDTRRISTVRLIQAAIKDRDIANRGHGKDPVGDDEILQILAKMIKQREESARVYDEGGRPELAEQERQEIAIINQFLPEQLSDEKVKEVCAKTVAEIGAHGLRDMGKCMNALKERYPGKMDFGKASGVVKDLLK